One window of the Ictidomys tridecemlineatus isolate mIctTri1 chromosome 11, mIctTri1.hap1, whole genome shotgun sequence genome contains the following:
- the LOC144368149 gene encoding uncharacterized protein LOC144368149 — translation MNLDKSAFTEDSYSLGTGITNPISRSGKPRHLVLINLAGVSVVELEIETNFSLTELGPFPTGLFCTRVAKNGTHLRAARVSSKKMSFSWIPKGCTHPLWAQTPETPPTGRGSQIAQPGNANGTRGGAGAVGPGLHLLPERRGGRRARRMLRPPRTCSSPPGALPPPARDAPPASGRGSPRPR, via the exons ATGAACCTAGACAAAAGTGCTTTCACAGAGGATTCCTACAGTTTGGGAACCGGCATTACAAACCCCATTTCAAGGTCGGGTAAACCGAGGCACTTAGTTTTAATAAACTTGGCAGgggtttcagtggtagagctggaaATAGAAACCAATTTCTCCCTGACTGAGCTGGGTCCCTTTCCCACTGGACTCTTCTGCACTCGGGTGGCTAAAAATGGGACCCACTTGAGAGCTGCAAGG GTCTCCAGCAAAAAAATGAGCTTTTCCTGGATACCCAAAGGTTGCACCCACCCGCTTTGGGCTCAGACCCCGGAGACGCCTCCAACAGGGAGGGGATCCCAGATCGCGCAGCCGGGAAACGCAAATGGAACGCGGGGCGGCGCGGGGGCCGTGGGCCCGGGACTCCATCTGCTCCCGGAGCGGCGCGGGGGCCGGCGGGCGAGGAGGATGCTGCGGCCGCCCCGCACCTGCAGCAGCCCGCCCGGGGCCCTGCCGCCTCCCGCGCGGGACGCCCCCCCAGCCTCGGGGCGCGGGAGCCCTCGGCCGCGCTAG